Part of the Hevea brasiliensis isolate MT/VB/25A 57/8 chromosome 16, ASM3005281v1, whole genome shotgun sequence genome is shown below.
CTACAGATCTCATTTTTTATCTAAATCGGGTCGTAGTGTGAACCTTTCAGGTCGAGTCACAATTCAAGTATATGAAGACATATTCAAAATTTAAGCTATATAAAAATAACAAGTATCTTCGATAATTttgttaaatattaataattaattatttatataataatttaaattaaaaataataattaaattatttattaaatgtaaaaaaataaaataatatttttattttaattaaaatattaaatactaCCTTAAAAATAATAAGAGATAATATTTCATTATCCACTCTTTTAatctttaaatattaatataaatactcatttattataaataaaaaaataatatttttatcataacCAAAATATTAAATTCTACTTTTAAAGTTGACGCAAATGTAGAGAGAACAAGTCTCATATATAGTAAACCAACaaacattattttattattattattttttattaattatgataataaaaatgttatttttttttacaaattttctTTCTAAGAATTAATATTTTATACCTattgacattaaaaataaataagataattatttttcttttttaattgatataaaaaatatataaaaattgttTTTCTTCTGTTAGAATCGTTAATAACATTAATAGATAAAATCTTTAAACTTAAGGGAATGAAataagatatttaaaaaaaaaaaattgataaagcACAAGTTTTTATTTGCCATTAGGCCAAAAAATAATGTAGGAAGTTAATGAAGCAAAAAATTGGGCATTAATTATAAATGGTCCCATATTCGCACATTAGCAGTGGCAGCAGCTTGCTCATTTGCCGATAGTCTAATTCTCTATTAATGGATAAATTTTCTATTTTATTCCTGAATATTTTGTCACGTCCtagtaagattttttttttaaaagcttttatcttaattaattgataatttttttatttaaatttaaatagacttatttttaataaaaaaaaataaaataataaaatttccaattattattataaaaaaatttatttaaaaaattttatttaatctttttgGTATAAAATTGaatctatttaaatttaaataaaaaaattatgaattaatcaagaaaaatttaaaaataaatttatttaaacatGATATAAAAATTTAGGGACAAAATTGAGTTTTGTTTCTATAAAAGCCAAAGCAAGTCTagttcaaaactgaaatttcctcTTCTTTATTCTTTCTTTTAAATAATAATCAAATCATATTGACAGAATTACATTAATCACAGGAAAGTTATATATATCATAacactaaaaaataatatatatatttttttaaatgcaAATATTTTTACTGTGTAAACACGCGCTTTATCCAATCACACGCATACGTCAGCGCTTTAGAAGAAAAGATTGTTAATTACATGAATATGAAATTTAagcataaaaatattattttaaatgtctttaaaaaaataattttattattttactatttttattattaaattaaatttttaattattttttaattaatatatttaaaaaaaatatttttttttaaaaataatcttattaaaaatgCCAAACACAACCTTAATATATCAAGCGAAAGAAAACAGAGCTAACGGAATAATGGCATCAACAAAATGATCTCCCTTGCTATCTGCacctaattataataaaataaggaAGATCAGCTGCATTTTCACAAGTTTAGGTGTCAGCTCACTTGGCTCATAAGTCTCTTACCATCATCATTTAATGAAAGAATGGAACTCCACATCCTCTCTGACATGCCTCCACATGAGCTGTTCATCATTTATACTCCACACTAAGGTTATTTTGTACATGATTACCCCTTATTAacgttatttaatatttaaagagTCTAAACTATTGATATTTatactttttttaaaaattaaatatcaattttaaaagtttaaaataataaatatttttttacaaattaaaatttataaaaataataatatttaatctttttttttaacCTTTTATCAAAAGTCCTAAAGATTCATAAGTCCACGTGTATGATAAATAAAATCATGCCACGTTAGTTATATGGAGATAGCAATTACTTTGTTTCAACGTGGCAGGTAGAATCTTGAActacaaagagagagagagagagagagagagagagagagaaaagaaaagaaaagaaaagaagaagaaaaggaggcAATGGAAATCATCCTCAGAATCCATAATTACCGTAATTTATTATAGATTATACTATTAGGAAACAGACCAATCAATTTACGTTGTACAAATAAATTAACTTCCCATTAATGCGAAAGAAATATTCAACCTCCCTAAAATGACAGACCACCTAAAAAGTTTTCATGGCAAAGGTACAAAAAGATGCATTTGTTATGAGAATAGCACCTTGAGAATTCCTCAGAAGTAGAAACTGCACAAAATCCCAAATTTGCACCATTTGAAACAGATGGAGGTAATGCCAAAAACTGTATCAGGTATTAAAAGTAGCTTTATATGAAAACGAAAACATAAGAACCAGAAATTAGAGTATAGCAATCAACGTAGCACCACACTAAGGCCTTACTTGGTTCTAATAGCCTATTTTCTGATAAGTTCACTTTCCAATAAATAACTTAACTTGATTAGGGTAAGCAAGTTACCTAAGTTAAAGAATTGATAGCCTAAACTTCCTAAGAAGTCAAGGATTATTGCTAACCAAACAAGCTATATTTTAGCACTTCTTGAGAACTTAAACATCTTGAATTGAATTACCCCCAACCAAAAAAGACCTCAGAATAGTCATCACGAAATTGACCAGTGACTTGATACCTCGGAATTGCGAAAGGTGAAAAGGCAAAGATGCAGTTTTTCATACTTCCAATTCGAGCTTGTGTCAAAACTGGCTAGGTTTAACACGTCTAGATCCACGGAACAGATTTCTTAAAGCAATTAAATCATGCACACAAACTAGGTAAGGATTATGTGAATAAAAATCAATTCCccaagtaaaattttgcaagtgcTTAACTTGTTACTGATATTTCTGATTGCAGAACTATGGACAATCAAGAATTAGTCGCCCCTGGAAAGAAATAAAACTCTATGATATCATAATGCAGATATTCAAGTTCTACAGCAGTTCTACAATGAGTATATAAACAGCAACACTCTGAAAACATGAAATTTTATCAAGCTGGCCATCAAGCCAATATGCAGGaacaaccctaattttccctgAAGAAATAAGAACAAACATAACTGCACTAAACCAAAGTTAATCATCAAACAGAAGCTTCAAGATCACAAATTGCTTTTTCACTTGATGTGTCTGTACAGAACTCTCAATGAAATCACAGTTTGCTCTATTCTGTAGAACATATACATATGATCATCCAAGTACAGACATCAACTAAACAtgtgaaagaaatgaaaaataCGACAATTTAAACTGAAAGACAAACTGCCCAGCATCAAAATGATGAACACTAAAACAAAGCTCATTACATCACATTTATTAATCTTTCCTTCAGCCCCATCAAACTAGAAAGCCTACCAACCATTTCAACAGAAAGTCACAAGAAATGAGCTCCAAACTTTATACAAATACTTCCTCAATTTTGACCAAGTCTCCAGTTACCAGAAATGGATGTAATATATTATTACAAGAAAACACCCTTGTAActgtaaacaaaaattaatatttaaccaTCAGGACAGGAGCTCATGAAAAATCATTGATAAAAAACTACAAACATAATTCTATCTTTTATGCTTAGGTTGTCCAAGTTTGTATCTTTGGTAGCTTTGCTGCACAACTGTTGGAGACCAAAAAACCCACTGGATATACCCGATTAATTAATTCCCATAAAGAATAGTTCAAAGCTACTCTTTTCTTTCAATATTGGCCATAGTACTGAATCATCCTAGTAGACCAAAATTCCCGGAGAAGAAAGAAGCTTGTTTATGCGAATAACTTTGCAATGTCAGATTCTACTCCTAGCTAAACATTTCGGTGCATCTTCAGCCCTAGCTGTAAGTACAAAAGATCTTAAAATGCGCTTGCAACATTTTAAAGCAAGACTATTTTTTGTTATGCAAACAGGGATATTTACACATTCAGTGAACAAAAATATTAGCAGAGAAAAATGAATGTAAACCACAAATGACAACAGAATCTTGAAGTTAATCACAAGCATTGCCTTGGTTAAAAGTTaaaatggcttttttttttttttttaaagtctgAGAACCTAATATATGCCTAGACAACAATTCAGAAAAGAACATCAAAATTCGCAAACCAAGCATCAAAATATTCAGTGTCATGTTGAACCGAACATTGTCTTTATCCTTGTGTATTCTAAGAAAAAGGATCATGATTGATCAAATGACTCTTAGAAGTAACAAAGAATCACTTGCACCTATTCAATCTATGAATTAACAATATAAAGATTTAAGTGGAAAAGCATCAAGCCATCAACACAAAGCATTCAACCTTATTAGGAATTTGACTTGACAAATCTTAATTGACTGGAGAATAGGATTTCCAGAACAAGGAAGCAAGCAGTGCCTCCAATCAGAAATCATGTATTAAATTAAGTTTTGAAACAAACAAGAAGCTTGCTACTCTGCCCCCCAACGATGTAGGGAAGCCTGCCAAAAATAGCAAGTTATCAACATATTAGATGCTTCTCAAACAAAAAAAGCAAAATCATCCAAAGCTCCAAACCATcttacaacaacaacaacaaataAGCCTTGATTCCAAATTAGTTGGGGTTGGCAACATGGTTCCTTTTTCACCAAGCTAAAATGAAAACAATTAAATTGTCTATCACCTGTCTTTGTGTCAATGTTTTACATCTTAAAATTACCACTGAAAGTAAAACGGACTAAACCATGCCCCTGCATCATAACCCAAAGAGCAATAGTGCAATACTAAATGATTacatgagaattttgatatcaaTTTGTCACTTTTCTTCCTTCTATTTGGATTACCTCCTCTGCATTTTTACAGAACTTGCTGATAATACCTCAAATTGAGACCTCAGCAATGTGGGAGTAGCACTTCAAACGTTCCAGAAAAACCTCAAATATCTGATGATCCATAATAGTATTTACCTCTGCATAAAAATCATTAGTGTCTCAGTTAACACATGAAAAAGAATCCCAAAAGAACCTAACAGGACTCCAGATACAAAATCCACCTATAAAAACTGGGAAAAAAGACGTTTTTATACTGAGAATCGAATGTTGCTGCTTAACAACTATCCAGCATATTGGGGAAGGGTGGTGGATTGAAGGAAAATCACTTAAATATAGGGGACAAAATCTATAATCTTCGCATAGACATATTTTCATACTTGTAAGTAGATAGAGAAGATGGTTACGGACCTTCACCGGAGGATCGGCAACTCTATAAGAATCAGCTGTAGTTCCCACCAACCACAACCCAGGAAAAACATTCTGCAAAAACACATCAAAATTATTAGCAtccaagaaagaagaacaaggagaagaagaagaagaagaagaaaccaaaATCAGAAGGGAGAAAAGAAAAAGGATGAGATAAGATCACTTACATCAAGCAATTTCTGCACGTTCTTGGGTCGTTTCCTGGGCCTCCTGGCAGGTCTCGACCCAGTCAAAGCGAAAATATCCTCTTCAATCTCTTCTCTCGACAGAGCTATCCAAAACTTCCTCTTCTCCTTCTTTTCCAAGCAAACCCCCCCGCCTCCTCCTGTAGACTCTACCAATCCCCTCAATCTCATCGATTTCGGCTGAAGCTGCGGCGTATTCTCCCTCTCTCTCTGCTCATTTACATGCATCATCACCGCTTCTTTCAATTCCCCTCCATTCTTAGCTGCCAAAATCCCTTTTCTTGGCCTCAATTTCCACGGCCTCGAATTGCCTTCTTCCTCTTCTTGCTTTTgtttctcctcctcctcctcttcctcttcttcagCGTCAGCTCCGTTGTTGTTTTCCAAAACGGTGAATTGCGTCTGCGGCTTTTCAGCGACTTCCGCTCCCAAAACCGTTATTTGTTTCTGCGGATTTTCCGTGGatgaattttttggttttggcaaGAGAGAGGAGCAAGACGTAAAGGAGAAGCGATGGACACGAGCAGAGCGGGATCCGACCCGGGGAGGATGCCGGATTGTTGTTTGTTCCGGGTCAGATTCAGTCTCAGGGTCAGGTGCAAGTGCGGACGTGGGACGGCTGCTATTAGTACTTCGATGGTGGTGGTGGTTACTGGGGGCAGAGAGTGCGGTGGTCTGGCCCCATTTGAGGGAGAGCGGGAAGTTATGCAGCGGCTGTGGCTTCACTGGTGCTGCTGCCATGAAAGCCAGCACTTACATATACAAAGATATCTATATATGGAAGTGCGTGCCTGTGCCTTTGCTTTTACGTGGAACTTAAAGATGGTAACGAGagcccaaataaaaaaaaaaaccctagagacagagagagagagagagagagcaaggaAATGAGAGAAGCAGGCCAGACGGTGGTGTTGTGTTGTTAAGCAGAGGACGACGAGAGAGAAAGAGGGTGGGGCGTCATATGCGTGTATGTGTTTAGTATGGGGGAGATTATATTACTCTACCTGTATACTACAGAATACAACCGCTGCTCCCTCATTTCTTTTCCCACTTTTTTCCCCTCttaatttaaacaattattttTATACCTATTTAGAACTTAATTAATCAAGCTTAAGGtctaaaattaaagtttatttatctattttaatttTACACGTCatccaaataaaattaatataaaaaacaaatatttatgttaattatcaatttcataattttttaaataagtttTTATGTTGATTTAATATTAACATTTTTGACTTTTCATCATTTGACCATGACATTCACGTGATTTGGAAAATGTTTTTTAACttcaaatatatttataaataataatttgcgGATGAATTTAAAACCACATTGATctcaaaaatatatttttattttaattaattatttatgcaataaaaactaaaaaaaaaagtgacaggcattttttttattatttatcatAACATTCGAACACTCatatattgtcacgacccaacctatgggccggaccggcacaagGACCTGgactagcctaaagcccccgaaatccgtagtaagcctaactattcacttaactcaactctaaggcccatttgggcccaatttcaaaaaatcaaccggacagagtccggccataaaatgaacctttcaacggggagtttttgactcacccgacctgtaaacacaataaatactcaattggggagctcagctcaccctccacatacttatcagcataaaaataaatgggagctcagctctctcatccaatccatcaaacatgcatagaatattaagtttacaggtccaaaataataatttagtttacagatccatatcaaataaacatttctaacacatgtggaaATTCTAAAATTTAACAAGTTTATGCAAACGTTAATAATCGACATGCGAGGAAtaaagcaggttaatctcaaaaatatcctcctgtggcctgaaaaaatattgaacatgagtgagcgttcgactcagagagtaaaatatcaattttaactataatctctataactatctaaaactaatgcaccctgtagagtgaaatgcaacatcaacaacattttcacatcataacatcataaaggtaatttggaacactcacacacccagtgatatcaatcataatatatgggagctgatcccctatacag
Proteins encoded:
- the LOC110634439 gene encoding uncharacterized protein LOC110634439 encodes the protein MAAAPVKPQPLHNFPLSLKWGQTTALSAPSNHHHHRSTNSSRPTSALAPDPETESDPEQTTIRHPPRVGSRSARVHRFSFTSCSSLLPKPKNSSTENPQKQITVLGAEVAEKPQTQFTVLENNNGADAEEEEEEEEEKQKQEEEEGNSRPWKLRPRKGILAAKNGGELKEAVMMHVNEQRERENTPQLQPKSMRLRGLVESTGGGGGVCLEKKEKRKFWIALSREEIEEDIFALTGSRPARRPRKRPKNVQKLLDNVFPGLWLVGTTADSYRVADPPVKR